A genomic region of Sideroxydans sp. CL21 contains the following coding sequences:
- a CDS encoding response regulator: protein MDSMVSILIVDDDEQIRQLLREYLAGFGMSVTGVTDGAAMEESLAKNSFDLVILDLMLPGEDGLSLCRSLRVKSDIPILMLTARGEAMDRVVGLEVGADDYIVKPFEPRELVARIQSILRRSRSGRGSLTEKKEAEFMGWRLDLILRQLVSPDQIVIPLSNAEFRLLAVLVEHPNRVLTREFLLDEARGRGMELFDRSIDILISRVRQKLNDDPRTPSLIKTVRGEGYLFDTKETR from the coding sequence ATGGATTCTATGGTCTCAATTCTAATAGTTGATGATGATGAACAAATTCGCCAGCTTTTGCGGGAATACCTTGCGGGCTTTGGCATGTCCGTCACCGGCGTAACCGACGGCGCTGCCATGGAAGAATCCCTGGCAAAGAACTCCTTCGATCTCGTCATTCTCGATCTGATGCTTCCCGGGGAAGACGGACTTTCGCTGTGCCGCAGCCTGCGTGTCAAATCGGACATTCCCATACTGATGCTGACCGCGCGCGGCGAAGCCATGGATCGGGTTGTCGGGCTTGAAGTGGGTGCGGACGACTACATCGTTAAGCCGTTCGAGCCGCGCGAACTGGTGGCCCGCATACAGTCGATACTGCGCAGGTCGCGTTCGGGTCGGGGAAGTTTGACGGAGAAAAAGGAAGCGGAGTTCATGGGGTGGCGGCTGGATTTGATCTTGCGCCAGCTTGTTTCTCCGGATCAGATCGTGATCCCGCTGTCCAATGCGGAATTCCGCCTGCTTGCCGTGCTGGTCGAGCATCCCAACCGGGTGCTGACCAGGGAATTCCTGCTTGATGAGGCGCGGGGCAGAGGCATGGAGCTTTTTGACCGAAGCATAGATATATTGATTTCCCGGGTGAGGCAGAAACTCAATGACGATCCGCGCACACCGTCGCTGATCAAGACTGTTCGGGGCGAGGGGTACTTGTTCGATACGAAGGAAACCCGATGA
- a CDS encoding lysozyme inhibitor LprI family protein, translating to MVIQRKDFIVKGGGMKRNAWIILGYLALMTAAHAASFDCNKAATKTEKMVCASHALSRLDDELADVYKKALDNRTDIAKRESLMVEQRLWLSNIRNACRDEDCVDEAYRIRIIYLSGLNAGREEENSAETFELVMEPRKVEGIKKDFQDRIDLREINIHLQDCPFILTTPWGRGEVNVGLCHYGSKPNTKLTMLLCSESMVGYFEISLSPSWDLLQAKNFAKANCLKGG from the coding sequence ATGGTCATTCAACGAAAAGACTTCATCGTCAAAGGGGGCGGAATGAAACGAAACGCATGGATTATTCTGGGCTACCTGGCTTTGATGACAGCGGCGCATGCGGCAAGCTTTGATTGCAACAAGGCTGCCACCAAAACCGAAAAAATGGTCTGTGCCAGCCATGCATTGTCCAGGTTGGACGATGAGCTCGCCGATGTCTACAAGAAGGCGCTGGACAATCGGACAGACATCGCCAAGCGCGAATCCCTGATGGTGGAGCAGCGGCTCTGGCTCTCGAACATCCGCAATGCATGTCGTGATGAAGACTGCGTGGATGAGGCTTATCGCATTCGCATCATTTATTTAAGTGGGCTGAATGCTGGACGTGAAGAGGAAAATTCCGCGGAGACATTTGAGCTGGTCATGGAGCCACGAAAAGTAGAAGGGATAAAGAAAGATTTCCAGGACAGGATCGATCTCCGCGAAATTAATATCCATCTGCAAGACTGCCCGTTCATCCTTACAACCCCATGGGGTCGAGGTGAGGTAAATGTGGGATTATGTCACTATGGTTCGAAGCCAAATACAAAACTGACCATGCTGCTATGCAGCGAATCAATGGTTGGATATTTCGAAATCTCCCTGTCACCTTCTTGGGACTTGCTACAGGCTAAAAATTTCGCGAAGGCAAATTGCCTTAAAGGCGGCTAG
- a CDS encoding helix-hairpin-helix domain-containing protein — translation MKKILSLLVLFFAFANMAFAAVNLNTATKEELDSVKGIGPAKAQAIIDYRTKNGSFKSVDDLKNVKGFGDKTVAKMRSELSVSGATTVSKDEKPAKTDNKITKGDKKADKETKEVAAKEDKKADKKAVKETTDSAAKDGAKTDKKADKKAAAEAKKAEKAAKKAKKKADKEAKDADKK, via the coding sequence ATGAAGAAGATTTTGTCATTACTGGTTTTGTTCTTTGCGTTTGCCAACATGGCATTCGCGGCAGTTAACCTGAACACGGCAACCAAGGAAGAGCTGGACTCGGTCAAGGGCATAGGCCCGGCCAAAGCACAGGCAATCATCGACTATCGTACCAAGAACGGCTCGTTCAAGAGTGTGGACGATCTGAAGAACGTCAAAGGATTTGGCGACAAGACGGTGGCAAAGATGCGCTCTGAACTTTCAGTGAGCGGTGCCACAACGGTCAGCAAGGATGAAAAACCTGCAAAAACCGACAACAAAATAACCAAGGGCGACAAGAAGGCCGACAAGGAAACCAAGGAAGTCGCAGCCAAAGAAGACAAGAAGGCCGATAAGAAGGCTGTAAAAGAAACCACGGACTCTGCAGCCAAAGACGGTGCCAAGACAGACAAGAAAGCCGACAAGAAGGCGGCTGCCGAAGCCAAAAAAGCCGAGAAGGCAGCCAAGAAAGCCAAAAAGAAAGCAGATAAAGAAGCAAAGGATGCTGATAAAAAGTAA
- a CDS encoding ATP-binding protein — MKSVIPDSLFVRLFLLLFVILSVSIFAGREIFIMLGLEHAPPAVHRDPFRLYAILLVRLGAVALTAWVAARWLSYPIKRMANAAEELGKNLNSPNIEEASGPSEVRQASKVFNQMKARINLQMEERNRFLAAVSHDLRTPLTRLKLKAEKMDQQELQADIQKDINEMASIIDTTLDYLRGDERPEADCMLDIGALVHSMVEDAEECGESITVSGHSSPIKLQPLAIRRCLGNLIENALRYGESASISIGETDSNVVITIHDSGPGIPEDQLESVFAPFYRLDASRNRNHGGVGLGLSIARDMARKQGGDITLKNAQGGGLVATLLLPKHHL; from the coding sequence ATGAAATCGGTTATTCCGGACTCGCTGTTTGTACGGCTTTTTTTGCTTTTGTTTGTCATCCTTTCCGTCAGCATTTTCGCAGGCAGGGAAATTTTCATCATGCTGGGTCTGGAGCATGCGCCTCCTGCCGTACATCGCGATCCATTCAGGTTGTATGCCATTCTTCTTGTCAGGCTAGGCGCAGTCGCATTGACCGCATGGGTTGCAGCCCGCTGGCTTTCATATCCCATCAAACGCATGGCAAATGCGGCTGAAGAACTGGGGAAAAACCTGAATAGTCCCAACATTGAGGAAGCATCCGGTCCTTCCGAAGTCAGGCAGGCTTCGAAAGTATTCAACCAGATGAAAGCGCGCATCAATCTGCAGATGGAGGAGCGCAACCGGTTTTTGGCTGCCGTCTCGCATGATCTTCGCACTCCTCTCACGCGCCTTAAGTTGAAGGCCGAAAAGATGGATCAGCAAGAGTTGCAAGCCGATATCCAGAAAGACATCAATGAGATGGCAAGCATCATCGATACGACGCTCGATTATTTGCGCGGAGACGAAAGGCCGGAAGCGGATTGCATGCTTGATATCGGAGCGCTGGTGCATTCAATGGTGGAGGATGCAGAGGAGTGCGGGGAATCGATCACGGTGTCGGGTCATTCAAGTCCGATCAAGTTGCAGCCGCTCGCCATTCGTCGTTGCCTGGGAAATTTGATTGAAAATGCCTTGCGCTACGGAGAAAGTGCCAGTATCTCCATAGGAGAAACGGACAGCAATGTCGTGATCACTATTCATGATTCCGGCCCCGGCATTCCCGAGGATCAATTGGAATCGGTCTTTGCCCCATTCTACCGGCTGGATGCTTCGCGCAACCGGAATCACGGCGGTGTCGGTCTCGGTCTTTCCATTGCGAGAGATATGGCCAGGAAACAGGGAGGCGATATCACTCTGAAAAATGCGCAGGGTGGGGGATTGGTCGCAACATTGCTTTTGCCGAAACATCATTTGTAG
- a CDS encoding efflux transporter outer membrane subunit — protein sequence MRPIMLLVGLPFLCAACAAIGPDYKRPAITDMPVGWKSGQDWQPASPADAVPKKEWWKAFGDKQLDELEVNCLKDNPSLKVAVARLDQALAQSNAHAAAMFPTVALNADASRTRTSANRPQFAYNIPNNSTVQNDFRPNVTVSYEVDWLGRVRRDIESARASAEQAAADRENVRLVLTAQVASAYFQLRQLDEEVGYVSGSIELQEKVLGLTRIRHEFGAAAENDVVFQNALVESSMAQLELLKNQRKQSEDTLATLTGVPAASFKMSTGMLPAQTPPIPVGVPANLLERRPDIASAERAMAAANAQIGVAKAAYFPSLILMPALGGYESNSLSNLISAPSLIWSVGAQASQTLFDGGRISAGVDFAQAGYVAAVSNYRQAVLVAIQETQDALGNLQGLESARKKQEEAVRDQNKAYEITLLRYKEGLDNALTLATVQQNQLSALRVQSQIRGGQFQSAVSLLKALGGGWKETN from the coding sequence ATGCGCCCCATTATGCTTCTGGTTGGCCTGCCGTTTCTGTGTGCGGCCTGTGCGGCTATCGGTCCCGACTACAAACGTCCCGCGATAACCGACATGCCCGTTGGCTGGAAGAGCGGGCAGGACTGGCAGCCTGCCAGTCCTGCCGATGCTGTTCCCAAGAAAGAATGGTGGAAGGCTTTTGGCGACAAGCAGCTCGACGAACTTGAAGTCAATTGCCTTAAGGACAACCCGAGTTTGAAAGTGGCCGTGGCGCGTCTCGATCAGGCACTTGCACAAAGTAACGCGCACGCCGCGGCCATGTTTCCGACTGTCGCACTTAATGCGGACGCTTCGCGCACCCGCACTTCGGCGAATCGACCGCAGTTTGCTTACAATATTCCCAATAACAGTACAGTTCAGAACGACTTCAGGCCCAACGTGACTGTCAGCTATGAGGTCGACTGGTTGGGCCGCGTGCGCAGGGATATCGAGAGTGCCCGCGCCAGCGCCGAACAAGCGGCTGCCGATCGCGAAAATGTGCGACTGGTACTGACTGCCCAGGTTGCATCCGCCTATTTCCAGTTGCGCCAACTCGATGAAGAAGTCGGCTACGTTTCCGGCTCGATAGAACTGCAGGAAAAGGTACTCGGTTTGACCCGCATACGCCACGAATTCGGCGCGGCTGCCGAGAACGATGTGGTCTTCCAGAACGCCTTGGTCGAGTCGAGCATGGCTCAACTTGAATTGCTGAAGAATCAGCGCAAACAAAGTGAAGATACGCTGGCGACTCTGACGGGCGTTCCGGCAGCAAGCTTTAAAATGAGCACCGGCATGCTGCCAGCCCAAACCCCGCCAATTCCTGTGGGTGTGCCGGCAAATCTGCTTGAGCGGCGGCCCGATATCGCCTCGGCAGAACGCGCGATGGCGGCTGCCAATGCCCAGATCGGCGTAGCCAAGGCGGCATATTTCCCATCGTTGATTTTGATGCCTGCATTGGGAGGTTATGAATCGAATAGCCTTTCCAACTTGATTTCAGCACCCTCACTGATCTGGTCTGTCGGCGCACAAGCTAGCCAGACCCTGTTCGACGGCGGAAGAATCAGTGCAGGTGTCGATTTTGCGCAGGCGGGTTATGTCGCAGCCGTCTCCAATTACCGGCAAGCCGTACTGGTCGCAATACAGGAAACCCAGGATGCACTGGGCAATCTGCAGGGTTTGGAGTCAGCTAGAAAAAAACAGGAAGAAGCGGTACGTGACCAGAACAAGGCGTATGAAATTACCTTGCTGCGTTACAAGGAAGGGCTGGACAATGCCCTGACGCTTGCCACCGTCCAACAAAACCAGTTATCTGCTTTGCGCGTCCAGTCACAGATACGCGGAGGCCAGTTTCAATCGGCAGTAAGTTTACTGAAGGCGCTGGGTGGGGGCTGGAAAGAAACGAATTGA
- a CDS encoding efflux RND transporter periplasmic adaptor subunit, translating to MTDQRHSHQGLPEIHLYGAAQESSRHQVVRTARWVTMAIVVLLLLGLGWALLVRRANAELLATQAAESAILHVHVVQASASGYESKLTLPSALQGIYEAQIYARTNGYVKQWFKDIGQPVKKGDLLATLDIPDVNKQVEEAKANFDLAKIAYERWGKLREHDAVSQQEYDEKTAAYQQTEAVLKRLHDQQSFSNVLAPFDGIVTRRNIDNGDLMNAGNGGTGQTMFAVAQIDRLRLYAYVPQDRAERIRVGDSVDILRPEAADKPVKGKIVRTAGAIDPATRTLQIEIQVPNADHGLLPGAYVDVALTLKLNRGLILPTNALLINSAGTRVAIVQPDSKVRLQVVTLGTDYGHDVEIKAGLTPDDKVVMNPPDSISDGQSVAIAAETAKGS from the coding sequence ATGACTGATCAGCGACATTCTCATCAGGGCTTGCCGGAAATTCATCTATACGGAGCTGCACAGGAAAGCAGCCGCCACCAGGTTGTCCGCACCGCGCGCTGGGTGACGATGGCTATTGTCGTTTTGCTGCTGCTGGGCTTGGGGTGGGCGCTGCTCGTCCGCCGGGCAAACGCGGAGTTGCTGGCGACGCAGGCTGCAGAAAGCGCCATTCTCCATGTACACGTCGTTCAAGCGAGTGCCAGCGGCTACGAATCAAAGTTGACCTTGCCCAGTGCATTGCAGGGTATATACGAGGCGCAGATATATGCGCGCACCAACGGGTATGTGAAGCAATGGTTCAAGGATATCGGCCAGCCGGTGAAGAAAGGGGATCTGCTGGCGACACTCGACATCCCCGATGTCAACAAACAGGTCGAGGAAGCGAAAGCAAATTTCGATCTCGCAAAAATCGCTTACGAGCGCTGGGGCAAGCTGCGCGAGCACGATGCTGTCTCGCAGCAGGAATATGACGAGAAGACTGCGGCATATCAGCAGACCGAGGCGGTACTCAAGCGCTTGCACGACCAGCAGAGCTTCAGCAATGTGCTGGCTCCCTTCGATGGCATTGTGACGCGCCGCAATATCGACAACGGCGACCTGATGAATGCCGGTAACGGCGGCACGGGCCAGACGATGTTCGCTGTTGCGCAGATCGACAGGCTGCGCCTTTATGCTTATGTGCCGCAAGACCGGGCAGAGCGGATACGCGTCGGCGACAGTGTGGACATTCTCCGCCCAGAGGCTGCCGACAAACCGGTCAAGGGAAAGATTGTACGTACTGCGGGTGCAATCGATCCGGCGACGCGGACATTGCAGATCGAGATCCAGGTGCCGAATGCCGACCACGGCCTGTTGCCCGGTGCCTACGTAGACGTCGCGCTCACGCTGAAATTAAATCGAGGATTGATCCTGCCGACCAATGCTTTGTTGATCAACTCTGCCGGCACCCGGGTTGCAATCGTTCAACCGGACAGCAAGGTGAGGTTGCAAGTCGTGACCCTGGGCACCGACTACGGCCACGACGTCGAAATCAAAGCGGGCCTGACACCGGACGACAAAGTGGTGATGAATCCCCCGGACTCAATTAGCGACGGCCAATCAGTGGCGATTGCCGCCGAAACTGCCAAAGGAAGCTGA
- a CDS encoding C-GCAxxG-C-C family protein has translation MESQFVANVRESAEESFSSGLYCAESVLLALAKAQGVNSELLPKMATAFCSGMARTSGTCGALTGAIMGVSLALGRSKADDSVKPSYDATQRLIEEFEQEFGARDCHVLLGCDLNTPEGQATFRDNRLGQQRCFKYTGKAAEISARIIQKPNES, from the coding sequence ATGGAATCACAATTCGTTGCTAATGTCCGAGAATCCGCAGAGGAATCATTCAGCTCTGGTTTATATTGCGCAGAAAGCGTTTTGCTTGCACTTGCCAAAGCTCAGGGCGTGAATTCTGAATTGTTGCCAAAAATGGCGACTGCTTTTTGCAGCGGCATGGCACGCACCAGCGGAACTTGTGGCGCTCTCACTGGTGCGATTATGGGTGTTAGCCTTGCTCTTGGCCGATCAAAAGCAGATGACTCGGTAAAGCCGTCATATGACGCTACTCAGCGCCTTATTGAAGAATTTGAACAGGAATTCGGAGCTCGTGATTGTCACGTTCTGCTAGGTTGCGACCTAAATACTCCGGAAGGACAAGCAACGTTTCGCGATAATCGTTTGGGGCAACAACGTTGTTTTAAATATACCGGCAAGGCGGCTGAAATCTCCGCTCGCATTATTCAGAAACCAAATGAAAGTTGA
- a CDS encoding serine protease has protein sequence MLDGNRTSTGTGFFFSFKVDDKTHVPLIVTNKHVINQSKVGTFVLTKMNDQGEPILGATERIVLDNFESLWIKHPEENVDLAAFPMAPLIHQAEAKGIKFFAPPIGEDLLATPEKLADLSGLDNITMIGYPNGIWDEKNNMPIVRRGITATNPKHDYNGLPIFVIDCACFPGSSGSPVLIFDQGGYLDAKGNLNLGGGRVILLGVLFAGPQHVAEGEIQTIEVPLAQMPISLSKIPNNLGFVVKAQKIADFRKMFIPK, from the coding sequence ATGCTGGACGGCAATCGCACATCTACTGGAACTGGGTTCTTTTTCTCATTCAAAGTCGATGACAAAACACACGTCCCATTAATCGTCACCAACAAGCACGTAATAAATCAGTCGAAGGTCGGTACATTCGTTCTAACGAAAATGAACGATCAGGGTGAGCCAATCTTAGGTGCCACAGAGCGAATAGTTCTCGATAATTTTGAGAGTCTTTGGATAAAACATCCTGAAGAAAACGTCGATTTGGCGGCTTTTCCAATGGCTCCGCTTATTCATCAAGCCGAAGCAAAAGGCATCAAGTTCTTCGCTCCACCGATTGGAGAAGATCTACTTGCCACCCCTGAAAAGCTCGCCGACCTATCTGGTCTCGATAACATAACCATGATTGGTTACCCGAACGGCATTTGGGATGAAAAGAACAACATGCCAATCGTGAGGCGCGGCATTACAGCTACGAACCCAAAGCATGACTACAACGGACTCCCAATATTCGTGATCGACTGCGCTTGTTTTCCTGGATCAAGTGGAAGCCCAGTTCTCATCTTTGACCAAGGCGGCTACCTTGATGCAAAAGGTAATCTCAACTTAGGTGGAGGTCGCGTCATTTTACTTGGTGTCTTGTTTGCTGGCCCTCAACATGTTGCCGAGGGAGAAATTCAAACCATCGAGGTGCCATTAGCCCAAATGCCCATCAGCTTGTCCAAGATTCCGAACAACCTTGGTTTTGTCGTAAAGGCTCAAAAGATTGCGGATTTTAGGAAAATGTTTATACCAAAATGA
- a CDS encoding efflux RND transporter permease subunit, whose amino-acid sequence MWIVELALRRPYTFIVLAIIILLATPLAILRTPVDVLPEIDIPVISVIWNYSGMAPKQMADRITSVHERILTTTVNDIEHVESQSLNGIAVVKIFFQPNVNIQTAIAQIVAVSQTVLRQMPPGMMPPLIIKYTASSVPVIQIGMSSRDVPEQGLFDLATNTLRPQLVTIPGVAVPWPYGGKMRLVSVDLDMQALLAKGLTSADVINAVNSQNLILPTGTAKIEETEYNVSLNSSPTTIEGLNNMPVKTAGGATTFLREVAHVRDGFSPQTNIVKQNGQRGLLLSIYKNGGASTIDVVNDLKARLPTLLPLLPKSVDVALLADQSVFVKTAIKGVTHEALIAAGLTALMLLLFLGNLRTTSIIAISIPLSIFTSIILLHAVGETINIMTLGGLALAVGILVDDATVTIENIERHLHMGSDLYTAILDGAGEIAIPAFVSTLCICIVFVPMFFLEGVARYLFVPLAEAVVFAMLASYVLSRTLVPTLALLLMGHQNRTGRIARWVYSVHESFNRRFEKLRNVYVLLISHLLTHRRSFIAGFLGFCLLSCGLYLMLGRDLFPTVDTGQIKLHMRVPTGTRIENTALISDAVDGALREIIPAKELASIIDNIGLPYSGINLSYSNSGTIGTLDADILISLNPDHRPTREYIDKIPSELGKRFPGVEFFFQPADIVAQILNFGIPAAIDVQIYGNNIAENTVFAGKLMNRIKAVNGAVDVHVHQRLDEPGIALEMDRPRLQSIGISPTDVAQNILLPLSGSQQTQPAFFLNPANGIVYNIQVQTPQYKISSLDDLMHLPVNIPGAKDNAPQVLSNLVKVSPYREPSIVTHNNILTSVDIYANVRGRDLGSAAKEIQALIDEAKPALPKGSRIAMRGQVQTMQSSYIGLGLGIIGAIVLVYLLIVVNFQSWIDPLIIISALPAALAGIAWMLILTGTDLSVPALTGAIMTMGVATANSILVVAFARQRLDAGLPPLSAALEAGATRLRPVLMTALAMILGMIPMAIGIGEGSEQNAPLGRAVIGGLLFATISTLLFVPVVFASFQQWLAARKARSQGDGAPTTTPASA is encoded by the coding sequence ATGTGGATAGTTGAATTAGCTTTACGCAGGCCTTATACCTTTATAGTTCTGGCGATCATCATTCTGCTGGCCACCCCGCTTGCGATTTTGCGCACGCCGGTAGATGTGCTGCCTGAAATAGATATTCCCGTCATCAGCGTGATCTGGAACTACAGCGGAATGGCGCCAAAGCAGATGGCAGACCGCATCACGTCGGTACATGAGCGTATCCTCACAACGACGGTCAACGACATCGAGCATGTTGAATCGCAATCCTTGAACGGCATTGCGGTGGTCAAGATTTTCTTTCAACCGAATGTCAACATACAGACCGCCATAGCCCAGATCGTGGCGGTCTCGCAGACAGTTTTGCGCCAGATGCCGCCGGGAATGATGCCTCCGCTGATCATCAAATACACCGCGTCGAGTGTTCCCGTGATCCAGATCGGTATGTCGAGCAGGGATGTGCCCGAACAGGGGTTGTTCGATCTCGCCACCAATACATTGAGACCCCAGTTGGTGACGATCCCGGGCGTTGCCGTTCCCTGGCCCTATGGCGGCAAGATGCGTCTGGTGTCGGTGGATCTTGATATGCAGGCTCTCCTGGCAAAGGGCCTGACGTCGGCGGACGTGATCAATGCGGTCAACAGCCAGAACCTGATTCTGCCTACCGGCACCGCCAAGATAGAAGAGACGGAATATAACGTCAGCCTGAACAGTTCGCCGACGACGATCGAAGGGCTGAACAACATGCCCGTAAAGACCGCAGGGGGTGCAACGACTTTCCTGCGGGAGGTCGCCCATGTCCGCGATGGGTTCTCTCCGCAAACCAATATCGTCAAACAGAACGGCCAGCGCGGCCTGCTCTTGTCCATCTACAAGAATGGCGGAGCGTCGACCATCGACGTGGTCAACGACCTCAAAGCCAGGTTGCCGACTTTACTTCCACTGTTGCCCAAGAGCGTCGACGTCGCGCTGCTGGCAGACCAGTCGGTATTCGTCAAGACGGCGATCAAGGGAGTGACTCATGAAGCGCTGATCGCTGCAGGGTTGACGGCCTTGATGTTGCTGCTATTCCTGGGCAATTTGCGCACGACCTCGATCATCGCCATTTCGATCCCGTTGTCGATATTCACTTCGATCATATTGCTGCATGCGGTAGGCGAGACCATCAATATCATGACGCTGGGCGGCCTGGCGCTGGCGGTCGGCATTCTCGTGGACGACGCGACGGTGACGATCGAGAATATCGAGCGTCATCTGCATATGGGTTCGGACCTTTATACGGCGATTCTCGACGGTGCGGGCGAAATCGCCATCCCTGCCTTTGTCTCGACCTTGTGCATCTGTATCGTGTTCGTGCCCATGTTCTTTCTGGAAGGTGTGGCACGCTATCTGTTCGTGCCGCTGGCCGAAGCCGTGGTGTTCGCGATGCTGGCGTCTTATGTGCTGTCTCGCACACTGGTGCCGACTTTGGCCCTGCTGTTGATGGGACACCAGAATCGCACCGGCAGAATCGCACGGTGGGTATACAGCGTGCATGAATCGTTCAATCGGCGTTTCGAGAAATTGCGCAACGTTTACGTTCTTCTGATTAGCCATCTGCTGACGCACCGCCGCAGTTTTATCGCGGGGTTTCTCGGCTTTTGCCTTTTGTCCTGCGGCCTCTACCTGATGCTTGGACGCGACCTTTTCCCCACGGTGGACACCGGCCAAATCAAGCTGCACATGCGGGTGCCGACCGGAACCAGGATAGAGAACACCGCACTGATCTCCGACGCCGTCGACGGTGCGTTGCGTGAAATAATCCCCGCGAAGGAGTTGGCATCGATCATCGACAATATCGGTTTGCCCTATAGCGGTATCAATCTTTCATACAGCAACTCGGGCACCATAGGCACGCTGGATGCAGATATTCTTATTTCGCTCAACCCGGATCACCGGCCAACCCGCGAATATATCGACAAGATTCCGTCGGAACTCGGCAAGCGTTTCCCGGGTGTCGAGTTCTTCTTTCAGCCGGCCGATATCGTGGCCCAGATCCTCAACTTTGGCATTCCCGCGGCGATTGACGTACAGATATACGGCAACAATATTGCCGAGAACACTGTATTCGCCGGAAAACTCATGAACCGGATCAAGGCCGTCAATGGGGCCGTCGATGTGCATGTCCACCAGAGACTGGATGAGCCCGGGATCGCGCTGGAGATGGACCGTCCCCGCTTGCAGAGCATCGGCATCAGTCCCACCGACGTGGCCCAGAATATTCTGCTGCCGCTCTCGGGTAGCCAGCAGACGCAACCGGCTTTCTTTCTCAATCCGGCGAATGGCATTGTCTACAACATCCAGGTGCAAACGCCGCAATACAAGATCAGCTCTCTCGACGATCTGATGCATCTGCCGGTCAATATCCCCGGCGCAAAGGATAATGCGCCGCAGGTACTCAGCAATCTGGTAAAGGTCTCCCCGTACAGGGAGCCGAGTATCGTGACGCACAATAACATCCTGACGTCGGTCGATATTTACGCAAACGTGCGCGGGCGCGATCTCGGCTCTGCGGCCAAAGAAATTCAGGCGCTCATTGACGAGGCAAAGCCGGCCTTGCCGAAAGGCAGCCGCATCGCGATGCGGGGACAGGTGCAGACCATGCAGTCGTCATATATTGGTCTCGGCCTCGGCATTATTGGCGCCATCGTCCTGGTTTATCTGCTGATCGTGGTCAACTTCCAGTCCTGGATTGATCCGCTGATCATCATTTCCGCACTGCCGGCTGCCCTGGCCGGTATCGCCTGGATGTTGATATTGACCGGAACAGACCTGAGCGTGCCGGCGCTGACAGGCGCGATCATGACGATGGGCGTGGCTACCGCCAACAGTATCCTTGTTGTTGCGTTTGCCCGGCAGCGTCTGGATGCCGGTCTTCCGCCGCTCTCCGCCGCCCTTGAGGCGGGCGCCACGCGGTTGCGCCCGGTTTTGATGACGGCTTTGGCGATGATACTTGGCATGATTCCGATGGCGATCGGTATCGGCGAAGGCTCGGAGCAGAATGCGCCGCTAGGCCGCGCTGTGATAGGCGGTTTGCTGTTTGCGACTATTTCGACCCTGCTTTTTGTTCCGGTCGTCTTTGCTTCTTTCCAGCAATGGCTGGCCGCGCGAAAAGCACGCAGTCAGGGCGACGGCGCTCCCACCACCACACCCGCTTCTGCATAG